The Streptomyces sp. NBC_00670 genome window below encodes:
- a CDS encoding discoidin domain-containing protein: MDSAFAVFADFGSRPAELSNAVVRHHRCAVASSYVVVTAGGHLKADFVVPDQLDTAEAVLRLETLGTTAPVDVVLNGETVAKELRLPEADTPDAPREYVLTVPRAALLLGVNVLHIRNADGGGGLIRLRSLALDPVETAERAQRARAGGAPARTYATERRPLGAPVWHPGPPLLLHLDQGETPTGGTGPAQQPPTRLSWRGTDGAESAVAFRTDLSGFHGHVRAADGSLGEVRGTLAGQQAGPDAALAARSRHFVTEEEHDGVWRPAGRLALLLDDGGAPVERVTWSDRRGGATSLSLVTGAAGGAGTPAGERRDITGQVREVEASDEFEAAGEIAQNLLRTARTKWLAHEDDPEVTFTFENPVAVTAYSLTSANDFTGRDPSDWTLEGSHDGRTWTTLDTRENEHFQRRYDTKEYVLATSGVFRHYRLNISDNAGDHLTQLSAVRFFDGGEAPATPGTSDFIGYRQEPGAEPVGYRGTRVPAPATGTPLEKTDGEDGEELLAGDFSDTAQSLQEAAQLLERLTRYLRH, translated from the coding sequence ATGGACTCTGCCTTCGCCGTATTCGCCGATTTCGGCTCCCGCCCCGCCGAGCTGTCGAACGCCGTCGTGCGCCACCACCGCTGCGCGGTGGCCTCCTCGTACGTCGTGGTGACGGCCGGCGGCCACCTCAAGGCCGACTTCGTGGTGCCGGACCAGCTGGACACCGCCGAGGCGGTCCTGCGGCTGGAGACGCTCGGCACCACCGCGCCGGTGGACGTCGTACTGAACGGCGAGACGGTGGCCAAGGAGCTCCGGCTGCCCGAGGCGGACACCCCCGACGCCCCGCGGGAGTACGTCCTCACCGTGCCCCGCGCGGCCCTGCTGCTTGGCGTCAACGTGCTGCACATACGCAACGCCGACGGGGGCGGCGGCCTGATCCGGCTGCGCTCGCTCGCACTGGACCCCGTCGAGACCGCCGAGCGCGCCCAGCGGGCCCGCGCGGGCGGCGCCCCGGCGCGGACCTATGCCACCGAGCGGCGCCCGCTCGGCGCGCCCGTCTGGCACCCGGGGCCGCCCCTGCTGCTCCACCTCGACCAGGGCGAGACCCCCACCGGCGGGACCGGCCCGGCGCAGCAGCCGCCGACCCGGCTGTCCTGGCGCGGCACCGACGGCGCCGAGTCGGCCGTCGCGTTCCGCACCGACCTGTCCGGCTTCCACGGCCACGTCCGCGCGGCCGACGGCTCCCTCGGCGAGGTGCGCGGCACGCTCGCCGGGCAGCAGGCCGGCCCGGACGCCGCGCTCGCGGCCCGGTCGCGGCACTTCGTCACCGAGGAGGAGCACGACGGCGTCTGGCGCCCGGCCGGCCGCCTCGCCCTGCTGCTCGACGACGGCGGCGCCCCGGTGGAGCGCGTGACCTGGAGCGACCGCCGGGGCGGGGCCACCTCGCTCTCCCTGGTCACCGGGGCCGCCGGCGGCGCCGGCACGCCCGCGGGCGAGCGCCGTGACATCACCGGACAGGTGCGCGAGGTGGAGGCCAGCGACGAGTTCGAGGCGGCCGGCGAGATCGCCCAGAACCTGCTGCGCACCGCCCGCACCAAGTGGCTCGCCCACGAGGACGACCCCGAGGTGACCTTCACCTTCGAGAACCCCGTCGCGGTCACCGCCTACAGCCTGACCTCCGCCAACGACTTCACCGGACGCGACCCCTCGGACTGGACCCTGGAGGGCTCCCACGACGGCCGCACCTGGACGACGCTTGACACCCGCGAGAACGAGCACTTCCAGCGGCGGTACGACACCAAGGAGTACGTCCTCGCCACCTCCGGCGTCTTCCGTCACTACCGGCTGAACATCAGCGACAACGCCGGTGACCATCTGACCCAGCTCAGCGCCGTGCGGTTCTTCGACGGGGGCGAGGCGCCCGCGACGCCCGGCACGTCCGACTTCATCGGCTACCGGCAGGAGCCCGGCGCCGAACCGGTGGGCTACCGCGGCACGCGCGTCCCCGCGCCCGCCACCGGGACCCCGCTGGAGAAGACGGACGGCGAGGACGGGGAGGAACTGCTCGCCGGGGACTTCTCCGACACCGCGCAGAGCCTCCAGGAGGCCGCCCAGCTGCTGGAACGGCTGACCCGCTACCTGCGCCACTGA
- a CDS encoding nSTAND1 domain-containing NTPase: MSGGRKPSADAEAFGAALRRARTERGLSLSALARLVHYSKGYLSKIENGGKPPTADLARRCDEALRAGGALSRLVPGVPRARSPEQPSTECPYRGLAAFGPEDADWFFGRERATAALLERLGRQSGRGPLAVVAPSGAGKSSLLRAGLVPALTRTGAEGAPAPRVVVCTPTARPLAHLRALVGTPGADVGTPADVGTPGAGPDRLVLVVDQFEELFTLCRDDAERRAYLRELTALCTGPKAPARVVLGLRADFSGHCLARPELASVFTGGLFVLGPMTPEELRTAVARPAERAGLLLEPGLLELLARDAGAEESAEDGTAAGSAGALPLLSHALLATWDARAGRTLTVAGYAATGGLHGAVARTAEEVFTGLDRAGREAARRVLLRLVHVREGEAATRRAVAPERLLAEVRERPAAAAALDALVRARLVTAGESAVRITHEVLLRAWPRLREWIDADRAGLLLRQQLADAAAAWVRAGRDPELLYRGNRLAAAEEWAGARGDRDPPGPVEEEFLAASRGAERGRRLASLRRARAQRRLLATLVVLLALAVGAGGLAFHQRSRALAERRVAQSQALAVRSLAMAAGRPEASMLMAARAYRTAPTTQARGALLSTQSGAFAGRLSGHTGPVNGVAFSPGGRLLATASTDATVRLWGGPGLRAPVATLTGYGAPLLSVAFAPDGRTLAAAGGDGTVRLWRLPERRAAGVLYGHAGAVRSVAFSPDGSTLVSGGADGTVRLWDVRTRKERAVLRGHTDAVHAVAFGPDGRRVVSGSADRTVRLWRVRDGRSTVLRGHADAVLGVAFAPDGHGVASGGADRTVRIWDVTGGAHPGAETVLRGHSDDVNAVAYTRDGTAVVSVSGDGTAKVWDTAGDRVTETLTGHTDYVLAVAVGPGNRLATGSFDRSAALWDPGRGAWTARPFTELRESAFAPDGGLLAAAGADGTVRLWHRRGHRPAGVLRGHRGAVFTVAFSPGGRLLAAAGADRTVRLWDPVRRRPVATLRGHDGSVFAVAFSPDGHTLASASADRTVKLWDVRRHRELGTLAAHQDFVNAVAFSPDGRTLASGSDDLTVRLWDVASRTPRTVLRGHRGAVRSVSFAPGGRRLASGGNDGTIRVWDTVSGRPVARLTGHTGSVRAVVFSPDGSTLASGGIDGTLRLWDAVRYRPGAVLVGRGGAVWGVTFAPGGRRPVSCGTDGAVRRWSLDPAARAAAIRALVGTPEPVGFPGVSRFPSRWATRAPSTAGPAAPQSRDADGRQSPVHHR; this comes from the coding sequence ATGAGCGGGGGACGGAAACCGTCGGCGGACGCCGAGGCGTTCGGGGCGGCGCTGCGGCGGGCGCGGACCGAGCGCGGGCTGTCGCTGTCGGCGCTGGCGCGGCTCGTGCACTACAGCAAGGGGTACCTCAGCAAGATCGAGAACGGAGGCAAACCGCCCACCGCCGACCTGGCACGGCGCTGCGACGAGGCGCTGCGGGCGGGCGGGGCGCTCTCCCGGCTGGTCCCGGGGGTGCCGCGGGCGCGGAGCCCCGAGCAGCCGTCCACCGAGTGCCCGTACCGGGGCCTGGCGGCCTTCGGCCCCGAGGACGCGGACTGGTTCTTCGGGCGGGAGCGGGCCACGGCCGCCCTCCTCGAACGGCTCGGGCGGCAGTCGGGCAGGGGTCCGCTGGCGGTGGTGGCGCCCTCGGGGGCGGGGAAGTCGTCGCTGCTGCGGGCAGGTCTGGTGCCGGCGCTCACGCGGACCGGCGCGGAGGGAGCGCCCGCGCCGCGCGTGGTGGTGTGCACACCGACCGCGCGCCCCCTGGCCCATCTTCGCGCCCTGGTCGGGACACCGGGAGCGGACGTCGGGACACCAGCGGACGTCGGGACACCGGGAGCGGGACCGGACCGGCTCGTTCTCGTGGTCGACCAGTTCGAGGAACTCTTCACGCTGTGCCGCGACGACGCCGAGCGCCGCGCCTATCTGCGCGAACTGACCGCGCTGTGCACGGGGCCCAAGGCACCGGCGCGCGTGGTGCTGGGGCTCCGCGCCGACTTCAGCGGGCACTGTCTGGCCCGTCCGGAACTGGCCTCCGTGTTCACCGGCGGGCTGTTCGTCCTGGGCCCGATGACGCCCGAGGAACTGCGGACCGCCGTCGCCCGCCCCGCCGAGCGGGCCGGGCTGCTCCTCGAGCCCGGGCTGCTGGAACTGCTGGCGCGCGACGCGGGCGCCGAGGAGAGCGCCGAGGACGGCACGGCGGCCGGTTCCGCCGGGGCGCTGCCGCTGCTCTCGCACGCCCTGCTCGCCACCTGGGACGCACGCGCCGGCCGCACGCTCACCGTGGCCGGGTACGCGGCGACCGGCGGGCTGCACGGCGCGGTGGCCCGTACGGCCGAGGAGGTCTTCACCGGGCTCGACCGGGCCGGCCGCGAGGCCGCCCGTCGGGTGCTGCTGCGCCTGGTGCACGTCCGCGAGGGCGAGGCGGCCACCCGCAGGGCCGTCGCCCCGGAGCGGCTGCTCGCGGAGGTGCGGGAGCGGCCCGCGGCGGCCGCGGCGCTGGACGCGCTGGTGCGCGCCCGGCTGGTGACGGCCGGGGAGTCCGCCGTGCGGATCACCCACGAGGTGCTGCTGCGCGCCTGGCCCCGGCTGCGGGAGTGGATCGACGCCGACCGTGCCGGGCTGCTGCTGCGCCAGCAGCTCGCCGACGCGGCGGCGGCCTGGGTGCGCGCCGGACGGGACCCGGAGCTGCTCTACCGGGGCAACCGGCTCGCGGCGGCGGAGGAGTGGGCGGGCGCGCGGGGCGACCGCGATCCGCCGGGTCCGGTGGAGGAGGAGTTCCTGGCGGCGAGCCGCGGCGCGGAACGCGGCCGGCGGCTGGCCTCGCTGCGCCGGGCCCGCGCCCAGCGCAGGCTGCTGGCGACGCTGGTCGTACTGCTGGCCCTGGCGGTGGGTGCGGGCGGGCTCGCCTTCCACCAGCGGTCGCGGGCGCTCGCGGAGCGGCGGGTGGCGCAGTCGCAGGCGCTGGCGGTGCGTTCGCTGGCGATGGCGGCCGGACGTCCCGAGGCGTCGATGCTGATGGCGGCCCGGGCCTACCGGACCGCGCCCACCACGCAGGCGCGCGGTGCCCTGCTCAGTACGCAGTCGGGGGCCTTCGCCGGCCGGCTCTCCGGGCACACCGGGCCGGTGAACGGGGTCGCCTTCTCCCCCGGCGGACGGCTGCTGGCGACCGCCAGTACCGATGCGACCGTACGGCTGTGGGGCGGCCCCGGGCTGCGCGCGCCGGTGGCGACGCTCACCGGGTACGGCGCTCCCCTGCTGTCGGTGGCGTTCGCGCCGGACGGCCGGACGCTGGCGGCGGCCGGCGGGGACGGCACGGTACGGCTGTGGCGGCTGCCCGAGCGGCGTGCGGCGGGCGTGCTGTACGGGCACGCCGGGGCGGTGCGCTCGGTGGCCTTCTCCCCGGACGGCTCGACCCTCGTCTCGGGCGGCGCCGACGGCACCGTACGGCTGTGGGACGTACGGACGCGGAAGGAGCGGGCGGTGCTGCGCGGGCACACCGACGCCGTGCACGCGGTGGCGTTCGGCCCGGACGGGCGGCGGGTGGTCTCCGGTTCGGCCGACCGCACCGTACGGCTGTGGCGGGTGCGGGACGGGCGCTCCACCGTGCTGCGCGGTCACGCCGACGCGGTCCTCGGGGTGGCGTTCGCCCCGGACGGGCACGGCGTGGCGTCGGGCGGCGCCGACCGGACCGTACGGATCTGGGACGTCACCGGCGGCGCGCACCCCGGTGCGGAGACGGTGCTGCGGGGGCACAGCGACGACGTCAACGCGGTCGCCTACACCCGGGACGGCACCGCCGTGGTGAGCGTCAGCGGCGACGGCACGGCGAAGGTGTGGGACACGGCGGGCGACCGGGTCACCGAAACCCTCACGGGCCACACCGACTATGTGCTCGCGGTGGCGGTCGGCCCGGGAAACCGGCTGGCCACCGGCAGCTTCGACCGCTCGGCGGCGCTGTGGGACCCGGGGCGCGGGGCGTGGACGGCGCGTCCGTTCACCGAGCTGCGGGAGTCGGCGTTCGCCCCGGACGGCGGGCTGCTCGCGGCGGCGGGCGCGGACGGCACGGTACGGCTGTGGCACCGGCGCGGGCACCGGCCCGCCGGGGTGCTGCGGGGCCACCGGGGCGCGGTGTTCACGGTGGCGTTCTCCCCCGGTGGGCGGTTGCTGGCCGCCGCGGGCGCGGACCGCACGGTACGGCTGTGGGACCCGGTCCGGCGCCGGCCGGTGGCCACGCTCCGCGGGCACGACGGCTCGGTGTTCGCCGTGGCCTTCTCCCCCGACGGGCACACCCTGGCCTCGGCGAGCGCGGACCGGACCGTGAAGCTGTGGGACGTCCGCCGCCACCGGGAGCTGGGCACGCTCGCCGCGCACCAGGACTTCGTCAACGCGGTGGCGTTCAGCCCGGACGGACGCACGCTCGCCTCCGGCAGCGACGATCTGACCGTACGGCTGTGGGACGTCGCCTCGCGCACGCCCCGCACCGTGCTGCGCGGGCACCGCGGGGCGGTACGGAGCGTGTCGTTCGCCCCCGGCGGGCGCCGTCTGGCGAGCGGCGGCAACGACGGCACGATCCGGGTGTGGGACACCGTTTCGGGTCGCCCGGTGGCCAGGCTGACCGGGCACACCGGTTCCGTGCGCGCGGTGGTCTTCTCACCCGACGGCTCCACCCTGGCCTCCGGCGGGATCGACGGCACGCTGCGGCTGTGGGACGCCGTGCGGTACCGGCCGGGTGCGGTGCTCGTCGGGCGGGGCGGGGCGGTGTGGGGGGTGACGTTCGCCCCGGGCGGGAGGCGGCCGGTGAGCTGCGGCACCGACGGCGCCGTCCGCCGGTGGTCCCTCGACCCGGCCGCACGCGCGGCGGCGATCCGGGCCCTCGTCGGCACCCCGGAGCCCGTGGGTTTCCCGGGGGTTTCCCGTTTCCCGTCGCGGTGGGCGACCCGTGCTCCCTCGACAGCGGGCCCGGCGGCGCCCCAGTCTCGAGATGCCGACGGACGGCAGTCGCCGGTACACCACCGGTGA
- a CDS encoding C40 family peptidase, which produces MTTREVFAAARAKPLPRRAAAAATAVLTLWGAALTAPVAAAAPAAPAAAGNCAVLSPGASAAAQAAVRAACEQIGVWYTWGGGHGAQPGPTYGQVDPSDPASAHDPERRGFDCSGLVRYAYARALGGDPLNGNSYHQFHSSRVTQRFSAGQGTAPLLPGDLLAWGSGGRIHHIAIYLGAGKMVEARQSGTHVMVSDVRLGGDYAGAVRIGTGSAPSGTFSTWGTGVWTHTEASTTSARVHRFDGPTMVRVECQKHAQTVTADGYTNDAWSYLPEYRAWITNIYLKGPAWLDGVPTCR; this is translated from the coding sequence ATGACGACACGCGAGGTCTTCGCGGCGGCGCGGGCGAAGCCGCTGCCCCGCAGAGCGGCCGCCGCCGCGACGGCGGTGCTCACCCTGTGGGGCGCCGCCCTGACGGCACCGGTGGCCGCCGCGGCGCCCGCCGCCCCGGCGGCGGCCGGGAACTGCGCCGTGCTCTCCCCCGGCGCCTCCGCCGCCGCGCAGGCCGCCGTGCGGGCCGCGTGCGAGCAGATCGGCGTCTGGTACACGTGGGGCGGCGGCCACGGGGCGCAGCCGGGGCCGACGTACGGCCAGGTCGACCCGAGCGACCCGGCCAGCGCCCACGACCCGGAGCGGCGCGGCTTCGACTGCTCGGGGCTGGTCCGCTACGCCTACGCCCGCGCCCTCGGCGGTGACCCGCTGAACGGCAACTCGTACCACCAGTTCCACTCCTCGCGGGTGACCCAGCGGTTCAGTGCCGGGCAGGGCACGGCCCCGCTGCTCCCGGGCGACCTGCTCGCCTGGGGCTCGGGCGGCAGGATCCACCACATCGCGATCTACCTGGGCGCCGGGAAGATGGTCGAGGCCCGGCAGTCCGGCACCCATGTCATGGTCAGCGATGTGCGGCTGGGCGGCGACTACGCCGGCGCCGTCCGCATCGGCACCGGCTCGGCGCCCTCGGGCACCTTCAGCACGTGGGGCACGGGGGTGTGGACGCACACCGAGGCGTCCACGACCAGTGCGCGGGTGCACCGGTTCGACGGGCCGACCATGGTGCGCGTGGAATGCCAGAAGCACGCCCAGACCGTGACGGCGGACGGCTACACCAACGACGCCTGGTCCTATCTGCCCGAGTACCGGGCGTGGATCACCAACATCTACCTCAAGGGCCCCGCCTGGCTGGACGGCGTGCCCACCTGCCGCTGA
- a CDS encoding DUF5997 family protein, with protein sequence MKSQQTTQTMKPATAAKKLGVYLPATPAEFQDGVVTRAELDALQAEPPEWLRTLRSEGPHPRPVVAAKLGVSIAGLARGGVTEALTTEQIEALKAERPEWLEKERATQAEVRREAARLKARDAERASEG encoded by the coding sequence ATGAAGTCGCAGCAGACCACCCAGACGATGAAGCCCGCCACCGCGGCGAAGAAGCTGGGTGTGTACCTCCCCGCCACTCCCGCGGAGTTCCAGGACGGTGTCGTCACGCGCGCCGAGCTCGACGCGCTGCAGGCCGAGCCGCCCGAGTGGCTGCGGACGTTGCGGAGTGAGGGGCCGCATCCGCGGCCGGTGGTGGCGGCGAAGCTGGGGGTCTCGATCGCGGGGCTGGCTCGGGGTGGGGTGACGGAGGCGCTCACCACGGAGCAGATCGAGGCGTTGAAGGCCGAGCGGCCGGAGTGGTTGGAGAAGGAGCGGGCGACGCAGGCGGAGGTTCGCCGGGAGGCGGCCCGGCTGAAGGCGCGCGACGCGGAGCGGGCGTCCGAGGGCTGA
- a CDS encoding PRC-barrel domain-containing protein, whose translation MFTVTDIREWRGRDVLDASDKKLGTLEAIYVDTTTDEPAFATVRVGMPTRHRLAFVPLAKAQVGPEYIRVAWDKRQIKGAPSIDTDGELLATDEPAVFAHYELEHRPGATGERRLARR comes from the coding sequence GTGTTCACCGTCACCGACATCCGCGAATGGCGAGGGCGTGACGTCCTCGACGCATCCGACAAGAAGCTCGGCACGCTGGAGGCGATCTACGTGGACACCACCACGGACGAGCCCGCCTTCGCCACCGTGCGCGTGGGGATGCCCACCCGGCACCGGTTGGCCTTCGTACCGCTGGCCAAGGCGCAGGTGGGGCCGGAGTACATCCGGGTGGCCTGGGACAAGAGGCAGATCAAGGGCGCGCCCAGCATCGACACCGACGGTGAGCTGCTCGCCACCGACGAGCCCGCCGTGTTCGCCCACTACGAGCTCGAACACCGGCCCGGCGCGACCGGGGAACGCCGGCTGGCCCGGCGCTGA
- a CDS encoding condensation domain-containing protein produces the protein MTDIQHCEIRPGRLVEWALHPETVEAAAALPEDSRPPAYVQESHVRTARAVREDGLFVPTWTGTAFDLPGPVDLDALGRALRAWTLRHETLRSGFRWAGDEMRRFTLDADAVALYREDIGDFPDAAALTRHLERRFDAAADALVWPNFLYTAVLRPDGASLYLAFDHSNVDAYSLYRIPAEIHELYAAARAGTTVPEPPVSSYVDFCALERTNADRIDDTHAIVARWREFVAQCDGRLPNFPVDLGLEPGGPLPEQRLMRDILVDDADAAGFEAYCRPYGGSLVGILAATALLVHEIGGQPVYRTVVPFHTRAKSQWRDSVGWYVGGAPIEVPVARAPDFDSALAMVRAELRKNRALSWMPLARVLQLLGDDFRPTSPDRYSIVSFVDTRGFPGSDRWQEMRAHGLIRVSYGDQVCAWISRFHDGLHFAARYPDTEIAQKNMRRYAEGLREHIVAAARAGLDAPRPAVPA, from the coding sequence ATGACCGACATCCAGCATTGCGAGATCCGTCCGGGACGGCTCGTGGAGTGGGCGCTGCACCCGGAGACGGTCGAGGCGGCGGCGGCCCTCCCGGAGGACTCCCGTCCACCGGCCTACGTCCAGGAGTCGCACGTACGGACGGCGCGAGCGGTGCGGGAGGACGGCCTCTTCGTACCGACCTGGACCGGCACCGCGTTCGACCTCCCCGGACCGGTCGACCTCGATGCGCTCGGGCGGGCCCTGCGCGCCTGGACCCTGCGGCACGAGACGCTGCGCAGCGGCTTCCGCTGGGCCGGCGACGAGATGCGGCGCTTCACCCTGGACGCCGACGCCGTCGCCCTGTACCGCGAGGACATCGGCGACTTCCCCGACGCCGCCGCGCTCACCCGCCACCTGGAGCGCCGTTTCGACGCCGCGGCGGACGCGCTCGTCTGGCCCAACTTCCTGTACACGGCGGTCCTCCGGCCGGACGGCGCGAGTCTCTACCTCGCCTTCGACCACAGCAACGTCGACGCCTACTCCCTCTACCGCATCCCCGCCGAGATCCACGAGCTCTACGCCGCGGCCCGCGCGGGCACGACCGTGCCGGAGCCCCCCGTCTCCAGCTACGTCGACTTCTGCGCCCTGGAACGCACCAACGCGGACCGCATCGACGACACCCACGCGATCGTCGCCCGCTGGCGGGAGTTCGTCGCCCAGTGCGACGGCAGGCTGCCCAACTTCCCCGTCGACCTCGGCCTCGAGCCCGGCGGTCCGCTGCCGGAACAGCGGCTGATGCGCGACATACTCGTCGACGACGCGGACGCGGCCGGGTTCGAGGCGTACTGCCGCCCGTACGGCGGGAGCCTCGTCGGCATCCTCGCCGCCACCGCGCTCCTCGTCCACGAGATCGGCGGGCAGCCGGTGTACCGCACGGTCGTGCCGTTCCACACCCGGGCGAAGTCGCAGTGGCGGGACTCGGTCGGCTGGTACGTGGGCGGGGCGCCGATCGAGGTGCCGGTGGCGCGGGCGCCGGACTTCGACAGCGCGCTGGCGATGGTCCGCGCGGAACTGCGCAAGAACCGTGCCCTGTCGTGGATGCCGCTGGCCCGCGTCCTCCAGCTGCTCGGCGACGACTTCCGGCCCACGTCACCGGACCGCTACTCGATCGTCTCCTTCGTCGACACCCGCGGTTTCCCCGGCTCGGACCGCTGGCAGGAGATGCGCGCCCACGGTCTGATCCGCGTCTCCTACGGCGATCAGGTCTGTGCGTGGATCTCCCGCTTCCACGACGGCCTCCACTTCGCCGCGCGCTACCCCGACACGGAGATCGCGCAGAAGAACATGCGCCGCTATGCGGAGGGCCTGCGGGAACACATCGTGGCGGCGGCGAGGGCGGGCCTCGACGCGCCCCGCCCGGCGGTGCCGGCCTGA